In a genomic window of Gambusia affinis linkage group LG04, SWU_Gaff_1.0, whole genome shotgun sequence:
- the LOC122829585 gene encoding peroxisome proliferator-activated receptor gamma coactivator-related protein 1-like isoform X1, translating to MWRSNMAARKRGEESDLATGNSEFPSRSTLNELVLSRSRDVDHSILAIFEDSSVSPESHNGAEEANESLLCALTEMLDRVGQDDDDDGIFSPFDLLPNTELLHRAKRTDEPRLQEPSPSFRLRPRPKPPNETSRTRSDREQRVERNGRPQILKKQNQKLLCSKTRRAKADVEVFTSTSLVSLVKLMHPYCLKLHVEKEEDPRKNKSLFSQEEVWRYERPSEDSDEEINVVSEDETPSKQTKEEEEGGSRGGGSLLKSVLLNGTISREKKRVSFGPVHVASFDESEKEEIEEKSRKTLEEPSGSALQTSAQPLEGSNGEQEKKGDTRTKSLSLQEYRQLRLNRRPLVEEHRNYTTSWPSVSELPKELPPILPLRKPNTAAEFNTFTQQVKLKEAKLHNHLHHRRLKSSKPEPRTSAASPPPEHSTTPSGRKPDSRSPVKKPKLVSSDPPNPVLVRLRSNKLPQQIQNESPALYERSSEPKLSTSPPNDDSKAMDTPLLQEANAKLTEMPPCVYPESPQDLSRAKRPSSPDVGFAAITPRLHQPPTEGLMMPQEEFTDSTEPEPPQNDCRENSGADQSGIEAADLTSLLEQFEETQAIDDGICNNGPHPVPAASSLSSESNCRVGLDRPEPEGPELTSTSPLKPTVGPLEPASPGDDLQDVQSSDVPEPLHTEVVLSTQRNPPTRCRSLSLKLVQIIDPRPLPTRKVRTTQSEPPDAHSSAQIYAYLCCDHDYCGSAERCPPQAQQLAEAATKPERTADQVAEYRRSDQTRTSSETDTSPDEALRFSPRKAADRGGRDDSRAALCGLPTPPPTPPGRGRSRRRYRVRSPRSDSGSSSSSCSCSPKRPRIRRRRSESSSCSSSPSSCASPPRRHSEARSRSRSRTRSWSRSRSRSSSPQIYHRRWRDVSASRESRQRSREREMRIQKLKAIDERRVVYVGRIRRTMTHDELRERFSQFGEVECVSLHFRDGSDHYGFVTFYNTEDAFAAIDNGGKLRQPDELPFDLCFGGRRQFCNSDYADLDANRETEPPPPRSRFEDLDFDSLLKQAQRGLKR from the exons ATGTGGCGGAGCAACATGGCGGCGCGGAAGAGGGGCGAAGAGAGCGATTTAGCTACCGGCAACAGCGAATTTCCGTCCCGCAGCACCCTTAATGAG CTGGTCCTGAGCAGAAGTCGAGATGTGGACCACTCTATTTTGGCCATCTTTGAAGACTCATCTGTTTCACCAGAG agtCATAACGGTGCAGAGGAAGCAAACGAGAGCCTGCTGTGTGCCCTGACTGAGATGCTGGACCGAGTGGGGCAGGATGATGACGACGACGGGATCTTCTCACCCTTTGACCTCCTGCCAAACACTGAGCTGCTGCACCGAGCAAAGCGCACAGACGAGCCGCGCCTCCAG GAACCCTCGCCTTCTTTCAGACTTCGACCAAGACCCAAACCACCAAACGAAACCTCGAGAACCCGTTcagacagagagcagagagTAGAGAGGAACGGCCGCCCCCAgatattaaagaaacaaaatcagaagCTGCTCTGTTCCAAAACCAGGAGGGCGAAGGCGGACGTGGAGGTTTTCACCTCAACGTCCCTTGTCAGTTTGGTGAAACTCATGCACCCCTATTGCTTGAAGCTGCATGTGGAAAAGGAGGAGGATCCGAGGAAAAACAAGTCCCTTTTCTCTCAGGAAGAGGTGTGGCGGTACGAACGGCCCTCCGAAGACAGCGACGAAGAGATAAATGTCGTGTCTGAAGATGAGACACCTTCAAAACAgacaaaggaggaggaagagggtgGAAGTAGAGGGGGTGGCTCACTCCTGAAGAGTGTACTGCTAAATGGAACGATCTCTAGAGAGAAGAAGAGGGTGAGCTTTGGTCCTGTTCATGTGGCGTCGTTTGATGAAtcagagaaagaagaaattgaggagaaaagcaggaaaacgCTTGAAGAGCCATCAGGCTCAGCACTTCAAACTTCAGCACAGCCCTTAGAAGGAAGCAACGGAGAACAAGAGAAGAAAGGCGATACAAGAACCAAATCACTGAGCCTGCAAGAATACAGGCAGCTCCGGCTGAATAGACGGCCCCTGGTGGAGGAACATAGGAACTACACCACCAGCTGGCCCTCTGTGTCTGAGCTGCCCAAAGAGCTGCCCCCCATCTTGCCCCTGCGTAAaccaaacacagcagctgaGTTCAACACTTTCACCCAACAAGTTAAGTTAAAGGAGGCTAAACTACACAACCATCTACATCACAGGAGGCTAAAGAGCTCAAAACCTGAACCCAGAACCTCTGCTGCCAGCCCACCACCTGAGCACTCAACCACACCCAGCGGCAGGAAACCAGACAGCAGAAGTCCAGTGAAGAAGCCAAAGCTCGTCAGTAGCGATCCTCCAAACCCGGTCCTCGTTAGACTGCGCAGCAACAAGCTTCCACAACAGATCCAAAATGAATCCCCAGCACTTTATGAGAGATCTTCAGAACCAAAGCTCAGTACCTCCCCTCCCAACGACGACAGTAAAGCCATGGACACCCCGCTGCTTCAGGAAGCAAACGCCAAGCTGACCGAGATGCCGCCATGTGTTTACCCCGAATCTCCTCAGGATCTGAGCCGAGCAAAGCGGCCGTCGAGTCCAGACGTTGGGTTTGCCGCCATCACACCACGCCTCCATCAGCCTCCCACAGAGGGTCTCATGATGCCACAGGAGGAGTTTACAGACTCTacggaaccagaaccgcctCAGAACGACTGCAGAGAGAACAGTGGTGCTGATCAATCAG gtATTGAAGCTGCTGACTTGACCAGCCTGCTGGAGCAGTTTGAGGAAACACAAG CTATAGACGACGGCATTTGTAATAACGGGCCCCATCCAGTTCCTGCTGCTTCGTCCTTGTCTAGCGAATCGAACTGTCGGGTGGGCCTGGACCGACCTGAGCCTGAAGGACCAGAGCTGACCTCTACATCACCACTGAAGCCCACTGTGGGGCCGCTGGAACCAGCGAGCCCTGGAGACGATCTGCAAGACGTCCAATCGTCGGACGTCCCCGAGCCTCTACACACCGAGGTCGTCCTGAGCACCCAGAGGAACCCGCCCACTAGATGCAGAAGTCTGTCTCTGAAGCTCGTTCAGATCATCGACCCGCGCCCGCTTCCGACCAGGAAGGTTCGGACGACTCAGTCGGAGCCGCCCGACGCTCACAGTTCGGCTCAGATCTACGCGTATTTGTGCTGCGATCATGATTACTGCGGTTCTGCTGAGCGTTGTCCTCCACAAGCCCAGCAGCTGGCCGAAGCCGCCACAAAACCGGAGCGGACGGCGGATCAGGTTGCAGAGTACCGTCGATCGGATCAAACCAGGACGAGTTCAGAGACAGACACGAGTCCAGATGAAGCTCTGCGGTTTTCACCCAGAAAGGCTGCAGACAGGGGCGGCCGAGACGACAGCAGGGCGGCGCTGTGCGGTCTCCCTACGCCTCCACCCACTCCTCCTGGGAGGGGACGGAGCAGGAGGAGGTACCGGGTAAGGTCTCCTCGTTCGGACTCTGGCTCCAGCTCCTCGTCCTGCTCCTGCTCTCCAAAGCGACCCAG AATTCGGCGCCGGCGCTCAGAGAGCAGCTCCTGCTCGtcttccccctcctcctgcGCCTCGCCTCCCCGGCGTCACAGCGAGGCCCGATCAAGgtccagatccagaaccaggtcCTGGTCCCGGTCCAGATCCCGGTCGTCTTCTCCACAAATATACCACAGGCGCTGGAGGGATGTGTCTGC CAGCAGGGAGTCCAGGCAGCGCAGCAGAGAACGGGAGATGAGGATTCAGAAACTTAAAGCCATA GACGAACGCAGGGTGGTGTACGTCGGCCGGATCCGCAGAACGATGACTCATGACGAGCTGAGGGAACGCTTCTCTCAGTTCGGAGAGGTCGAGTGCGTGTCGCTTCACTTCAGAGACGGCAG CGACCACTATGGCTTCGTGACATTCTACAACACAGAGGACGCATTTGCAGCCATCGATAACGGCGGGAAGCTGAGACAACCCGATGAGCTGCCCTTTGACCTCTGCTTCGGTGGCCGGAGGCAGTTTTGTAATTCTGACTACGCTGATCTGG ACGCTAACAGAGAGACAGAGCCGCCGCCCCCCAGGAGTAGGTTTGAAGACCTGGACTTTGACTCGCTGCTGAAACAGGCCCAGAGAGGACTGAAGAGGTAG
- the LOC122829585 gene encoding peroxisome proliferator-activated receptor gamma coactivator-related protein 1-like isoform X2 gives MLVIFFQSHNGAEEANESLLCALTEMLDRVGQDDDDDGIFSPFDLLPNTELLHRAKRTDEPRLQEPSPSFRLRPRPKPPNETSRTRSDREQRVERNGRPQILKKQNQKLLCSKTRRAKADVEVFTSTSLVSLVKLMHPYCLKLHVEKEEDPRKNKSLFSQEEVWRYERPSEDSDEEINVVSEDETPSKQTKEEEEGGSRGGGSLLKSVLLNGTISREKKRVSFGPVHVASFDESEKEEIEEKSRKTLEEPSGSALQTSAQPLEGSNGEQEKKGDTRTKSLSLQEYRQLRLNRRPLVEEHRNYTTSWPSVSELPKELPPILPLRKPNTAAEFNTFTQQVKLKEAKLHNHLHHRRLKSSKPEPRTSAASPPPEHSTTPSGRKPDSRSPVKKPKLVSSDPPNPVLVRLRSNKLPQQIQNESPALYERSSEPKLSTSPPNDDSKAMDTPLLQEANAKLTEMPPCVYPESPQDLSRAKRPSSPDVGFAAITPRLHQPPTEGLMMPQEEFTDSTEPEPPQNDCRENSGADQSGIEAADLTSLLEQFEETQAIDDGICNNGPHPVPAASSLSSESNCRVGLDRPEPEGPELTSTSPLKPTVGPLEPASPGDDLQDVQSSDVPEPLHTEVVLSTQRNPPTRCRSLSLKLVQIIDPRPLPTRKVRTTQSEPPDAHSSAQIYAYLCCDHDYCGSAERCPPQAQQLAEAATKPERTADQVAEYRRSDQTRTSSETDTSPDEALRFSPRKAADRGGRDDSRAALCGLPTPPPTPPGRGRSRRRYRVRSPRSDSGSSSSSCSCSPKRPRIRRRRSESSSCSSSPSSCASPPRRHSEARSRSRSRTRSWSRSRSRSSSPQIYHRRWRDVSASRESRQRSREREMRIQKLKAIDERRVVYVGRIRRTMTHDELRERFSQFGEVECVSLHFRDGSDHYGFVTFYNTEDAFAAIDNGGKLRQPDELPFDLCFGGRRQFCNSDYADLDANRETEPPPPRSRFEDLDFDSLLKQAQRGLKR, from the exons ATGTtggttattttctttcagagtCATAACGGTGCAGAGGAAGCAAACGAGAGCCTGCTGTGTGCCCTGACTGAGATGCTGGACCGAGTGGGGCAGGATGATGACGACGACGGGATCTTCTCACCCTTTGACCTCCTGCCAAACACTGAGCTGCTGCACCGAGCAAAGCGCACAGACGAGCCGCGCCTCCAG GAACCCTCGCCTTCTTTCAGACTTCGACCAAGACCCAAACCACCAAACGAAACCTCGAGAACCCGTTcagacagagagcagagagTAGAGAGGAACGGCCGCCCCCAgatattaaagaaacaaaatcagaagCTGCTCTGTTCCAAAACCAGGAGGGCGAAGGCGGACGTGGAGGTTTTCACCTCAACGTCCCTTGTCAGTTTGGTGAAACTCATGCACCCCTATTGCTTGAAGCTGCATGTGGAAAAGGAGGAGGATCCGAGGAAAAACAAGTCCCTTTTCTCTCAGGAAGAGGTGTGGCGGTACGAACGGCCCTCCGAAGACAGCGACGAAGAGATAAATGTCGTGTCTGAAGATGAGACACCTTCAAAACAgacaaaggaggaggaagagggtgGAAGTAGAGGGGGTGGCTCACTCCTGAAGAGTGTACTGCTAAATGGAACGATCTCTAGAGAGAAGAAGAGGGTGAGCTTTGGTCCTGTTCATGTGGCGTCGTTTGATGAAtcagagaaagaagaaattgaggagaaaagcaggaaaacgCTTGAAGAGCCATCAGGCTCAGCACTTCAAACTTCAGCACAGCCCTTAGAAGGAAGCAACGGAGAACAAGAGAAGAAAGGCGATACAAGAACCAAATCACTGAGCCTGCAAGAATACAGGCAGCTCCGGCTGAATAGACGGCCCCTGGTGGAGGAACATAGGAACTACACCACCAGCTGGCCCTCTGTGTCTGAGCTGCCCAAAGAGCTGCCCCCCATCTTGCCCCTGCGTAAaccaaacacagcagctgaGTTCAACACTTTCACCCAACAAGTTAAGTTAAAGGAGGCTAAACTACACAACCATCTACATCACAGGAGGCTAAAGAGCTCAAAACCTGAACCCAGAACCTCTGCTGCCAGCCCACCACCTGAGCACTCAACCACACCCAGCGGCAGGAAACCAGACAGCAGAAGTCCAGTGAAGAAGCCAAAGCTCGTCAGTAGCGATCCTCCAAACCCGGTCCTCGTTAGACTGCGCAGCAACAAGCTTCCACAACAGATCCAAAATGAATCCCCAGCACTTTATGAGAGATCTTCAGAACCAAAGCTCAGTACCTCCCCTCCCAACGACGACAGTAAAGCCATGGACACCCCGCTGCTTCAGGAAGCAAACGCCAAGCTGACCGAGATGCCGCCATGTGTTTACCCCGAATCTCCTCAGGATCTGAGCCGAGCAAAGCGGCCGTCGAGTCCAGACGTTGGGTTTGCCGCCATCACACCACGCCTCCATCAGCCTCCCACAGAGGGTCTCATGATGCCACAGGAGGAGTTTACAGACTCTacggaaccagaaccgcctCAGAACGACTGCAGAGAGAACAGTGGTGCTGATCAATCAG gtATTGAAGCTGCTGACTTGACCAGCCTGCTGGAGCAGTTTGAGGAAACACAAG CTATAGACGACGGCATTTGTAATAACGGGCCCCATCCAGTTCCTGCTGCTTCGTCCTTGTCTAGCGAATCGAACTGTCGGGTGGGCCTGGACCGACCTGAGCCTGAAGGACCAGAGCTGACCTCTACATCACCACTGAAGCCCACTGTGGGGCCGCTGGAACCAGCGAGCCCTGGAGACGATCTGCAAGACGTCCAATCGTCGGACGTCCCCGAGCCTCTACACACCGAGGTCGTCCTGAGCACCCAGAGGAACCCGCCCACTAGATGCAGAAGTCTGTCTCTGAAGCTCGTTCAGATCATCGACCCGCGCCCGCTTCCGACCAGGAAGGTTCGGACGACTCAGTCGGAGCCGCCCGACGCTCACAGTTCGGCTCAGATCTACGCGTATTTGTGCTGCGATCATGATTACTGCGGTTCTGCTGAGCGTTGTCCTCCACAAGCCCAGCAGCTGGCCGAAGCCGCCACAAAACCGGAGCGGACGGCGGATCAGGTTGCAGAGTACCGTCGATCGGATCAAACCAGGACGAGTTCAGAGACAGACACGAGTCCAGATGAAGCTCTGCGGTTTTCACCCAGAAAGGCTGCAGACAGGGGCGGCCGAGACGACAGCAGGGCGGCGCTGTGCGGTCTCCCTACGCCTCCACCCACTCCTCCTGGGAGGGGACGGAGCAGGAGGAGGTACCGGGTAAGGTCTCCTCGTTCGGACTCTGGCTCCAGCTCCTCGTCCTGCTCCTGCTCTCCAAAGCGACCCAG AATTCGGCGCCGGCGCTCAGAGAGCAGCTCCTGCTCGtcttccccctcctcctgcGCCTCGCCTCCCCGGCGTCACAGCGAGGCCCGATCAAGgtccagatccagaaccaggtcCTGGTCCCGGTCCAGATCCCGGTCGTCTTCTCCACAAATATACCACAGGCGCTGGAGGGATGTGTCTGC CAGCAGGGAGTCCAGGCAGCGCAGCAGAGAACGGGAGATGAGGATTCAGAAACTTAAAGCCATA GACGAACGCAGGGTGGTGTACGTCGGCCGGATCCGCAGAACGATGACTCATGACGAGCTGAGGGAACGCTTCTCTCAGTTCGGAGAGGTCGAGTGCGTGTCGCTTCACTTCAGAGACGGCAG CGACCACTATGGCTTCGTGACATTCTACAACACAGAGGACGCATTTGCAGCCATCGATAACGGCGGGAAGCTGAGACAACCCGATGAGCTGCCCTTTGACCTCTGCTTCGGTGGCCGGAGGCAGTTTTGTAATTCTGACTACGCTGATCTGG ACGCTAACAGAGAGACAGAGCCGCCGCCCCCCAGGAGTAGGTTTGAAGACCTGGACTTTGACTCGCTGCTGAAACAGGCCCAGAGAGGACTGAAGAGGTAG